CCCACGCAAACAcacccacaaacacacagacacacacacacagagagacacacacacacacacacattgggTTGATTTGCATATGATGACAAAGTGCTTGCAGACAGCCgcaaacaatgaaaaatgttttcagcCGGCGGCTTTTGCGGAACGGATgctaataatttaatttgccaaaatgcaaaatgggAAAACGAAAactgaaagcaaaaaaaacacttttcgCTGCACAGCAAATGTGACACGTGACTGCGATTTATGTGTTAAAACAGGCGTCAAGAAATTAATTGTGatatatattatgaatatatatttattgcaaacaaaatgcgAGCTACATCATAATGATCAACTCCAATTTTAACTATCCTCCTTCTCCTCgtcctccttcttctctgcCTAGCAGAAATGCAGGGCATTGAACTGCTCACGATTGTTGTTCACcatattgttgtatttgtagGCCGTGGCATTGgcgctgtagctgctgctgttgctgccacttgaGGAGCTGTTCACGGTTAAACGGTTGTTGCGCAGGAAGCTATCGGCCGGACTGGCAGACATGGCGTACTTGCCACCGGCTACCACATCCATGCTGCGCATGGGACTCAGATGCTTGGCTGGGATGGCCTTGCTGGGGGTACGATTCTGATGGACCATTTTGAGGGATTGAGATTTTCTTTTCAACAGTTACAGCGGATAACTAGAGCTTGAACAAAGTCAGGGCACGTTGGTTAAAAGTGTGAGCACGGAGAATTCCAGACGATTGCCGCAGTTGCTGGTGCGTGAACCCTTTTTGGAGGATAGATGTTTAGAGAGACTGCAAGGGGAAACAGAGAAGGAGAAATGAAGTTagtaaatttgcaaatgttaCAAGTTAAAGTTCAAACTAAccttatattatttaaaagcttCGCTTTGGTATCTGGTGTCTTCATTGACACATTTGTT
This DNA window, taken from Drosophila nasuta strain 15112-1781.00 chromosome 2L, ASM2355853v1, whole genome shotgun sequence, encodes the following:
- the LOC132792411 gene encoding uncharacterized protein LOC132792411, whose product is MKTPDTKAKLLNNISLSKHLSSKKGSRTSNCGNRLEFSVLTLLTNVP
- the LOC132792402 gene encoding uncharacterized protein LOC132792402, coding for MVHQNRTPSKAIPAKHLSPMRSMDVVAGGKYAMSASPADSFLRNNRLTVNSSSSGSNSSSYSANATAYKYNNMVNNNREQFNALHFC